The sequence below is a genomic window from Lolium perenne isolate Kyuss_39 chromosome 4, Kyuss_2.0, whole genome shotgun sequence.
ataaacttggttcaatggtttcactcaatagcatcaacaacaagtaggaatcgataccgggagagtttcccctatcaaacaatcaagatcaaacccaaattgctacggcggtggcggtgtccagcggtgatgacggcggtgatgatggtggagatgatgatgatggtgatggcgatgatgtccagctcgatgacggtgtcgatggcgtcgatttccccctcccggagggaatttccccggcggattcctgcccgccggagagctcttttctctctggtgttctccgccccgcagaggcggctgtaactcttcgcgaggtaccctctgtggcttaggtcttcgggacgaagggtttggcgaagaaaaggaggcgaaaagggtcgtgggccccccagaccataggccggcgcggccagggcctgggccgcgccgccctagggtgtgggcccaccctggctgctcctggctccgccTTCTGGCTTCCGTCGtcctcttgaaaaataggatttgtggtataatttccttccagagttgatcttccgaaatattgcgttctgacggtgctttttccagcagaatcctggctccggtgttcgatcctccaataatgatgaaacatgcaaaatagatgaaataacataagtattgtgtcccaatatgaaatatatcaatgaataacagcaaattatgatataaaatagtgatgcaaattggacgtatcaccccccgCCCCCCTCCCACGGCCATCGACCGGACCCCCGCTCTCCTGCCTCGCCGCCGATGGCCTGGACGACAACCTCCTCCGTCCTCTTCGTCCAGGCGACCGGAAGCCAACGGAAGGCCAGGGCACCCAGCGGGAGGGGCAAAAGGAGGTGGATGGGCAGTCCCCGTCTCCACTGGATCCGCAGCCGCGGCCACCCGTCTTCGCCACTGGGGCCTCCCCGGCTTTGGGTCCTCTTCACTCGGCGGAATCCGAGCGGGGGATGAGGGTGGTGCTGGAGGTCGACGTGGGGGCGCTGAATCGGGGGCTGGAGAAGGCCATCGCCGGCGCCAGGTATCTCCTTCACCAGGATTGGCATACACAATTCTTCCAATCTGCCCTCGCCCCCTTAGTGTTTGTCTCTGCCACTTCTTCTTACCCTTTATCCACTTGTAGAATTCTGGGAACTCTTTGTACAAGAAGTTCTTTGCATAAGGATCCACTTCGTTCATCTTGAAATATTCAGTGAGCATGGTACTGGTTGAAGAGGGCCGATTGACGACGTCGTCTAGATCATCGCCCTCTTTGAATGTGATAGGCTGCATATCTTCCAAGTGAAGCTGAAGTTGCAGAACAGAGGGATAGATACCGTACATTGGAAAAGCGTAAAGCCTGTAGCAAGACTCTTGTGGCCCCACGAACCTGGCATCCCTGTAGGGTTTAATCTCATTGATCACTTCACCCTCATTATCTCCTGCTGGATCCACTGAGAATGATGCACGATCATGTCCTTTATAGATGTACTTGAATAAATATTTCACTGtcttgatgcttgagcaagcttcAACATTGATGTGACAATTATACCGCATAAGCAGACCAGGGTTGTATGGGACAACCCATCTATTATCCAACTCTGCTCCCCTGACCTTCACTTGACAACCATCGTGCCTCCTCCTATAGATAGGATATGAGTCCTTTCCTTGCTGTGTAGCATCAGTAAACTGCCTGGGATAGTGAAATCGACATTCACCATCTATCATGCAAGCACAATTTTTCCTGAGAGCACCACATGGTCCATGGAGCATATGTTTGACCACCAGAGCATGCAATACAGGGTAGAAGTCCTTGTTAGGAAGTTCTGCTGATATCACCTTGTCATATCCATCTGGGTTTGTTAGCTTGCTATCCGAACGCATGATCAGAAGCATGTGCTCATGCGGCAGCCCCCTCTTTTGAAACTCAGTAACATGGACATATGCAGCAACCTCACCAAAGTATCTTTTTTGATTAAGAGATCATTGATACTTCGCAATTTGGCCCTGTATACTCTCGCCACAAGGTCTGGACGGTCTTGTGGTGTCTGTCCGGGTTCAAGTTTGGATGTAATCTCCTCCCAGTGTGGGTTGCAAGTGATTGTGATAAAGTAATCAGGCTTCCCAAACCGCTGGACTAACGCCATCGCATTGAGGAATCTTCGCTGCATGTCTCTATCACCTCCTGGAAAAGTCCGCAGTAGCACAATTCTCCTACCAACATGCTTACCACGTGTCTCGCCAGCATACATGACGTCAACAACACCCTTCATTAATAAAACAATCAAAACATCATTGTCCTGTTAATTGACATGCGGTGGGGAGGCGGTGCGTGTGTGATATAACATGGAGACGGTATGATACCTGGTATAAATCAGCACGTATGCGCTTCTGATTCTTAGGATTGGAAAAAAAATCAAGTCTCATAGTCTCACACTTTATGTACATGTCGACAGCCCATTGCTGGAGCTCGCGTGCACCGAACAATATAATGTTGAAAAGTCCTTTCCTAACTTGTAGCTTGAAGCAATAGTACTCCCTGGCGCTAACAAATTTTCTTTTACCTCCGTTTTGACCATCAtcctggtcctcttcatcctggtCCTCTTCATCATCTGGAACATGGATGAGAAAATGATTAATCGTCAATCGTTATTAACAATCATTAAAATGTGAAACTTGTTTTGTCAGGGATAATTACCTGCTACCTCATCCGTGTTTTCTTCCAGATGTACATTGGAACTTTGGTCTAGACCTTGCAAGGGTTCACGCTCTGTGTCATCCTCTTTGTCCCCTTGCTGAGTGACTTTACGTGGTATCTCATATGGTATCCGACGGTTCCACCCCGTCTCCCCTCTCGGGAAGAATAATGGATATGCCAAAGGATCATAGCAACCATAGTAAGCTCTAATAAATATAGGACGGTCCCCTTTGCCATGCACGACAACCTGCCTATCAAAAGTGTTTTGCGGGTCACTACCTTCAACCCACATCGCGGCCACCTGTGAAGCTGTGGGGACATTGTACCTTCTCTGGTCCAGTCTTATGTCCGTGTTAAGTGATATTCTATATTCTTCCAGGTTCGGAACAGATCCACAACTTTTAAAGGTCTTCACATAGGGGTTGTCCTTTAGTATCTCCAGAATGGCCCGTATGATATTGATATCAAGATCTGGAGACCGCTTCACTCTATGTTCCAAGGTTTCATCTGTATCATAGAAGTAGAGCTGGAGATGTCTAGGTCCTTTATCACCTGGCACCAGATCATCCATTTTATAATATAGTGCCCCTTGTGCACGAAATGTATACACACCGGTTCTCGCCAAGATCGACGGTCTTGTCGAGGGTCACTCCAAGGCTTGTGAAGGAGAAGTGGGTGTTGAAATATCGAATATGCTTTCTGAAATATTTTGCATCAGCATCAACCTGACTTGTAAACAAACGGCGCAACTCTTGAGGAACTTCAGGGGTAGCTATCTTGACTTTTCCTTTTCTGCAACAGAAAGCAGGGCCCTCATATTGTAGCTTCATTGCTCCACAATGGATGCAGTCTGGTACTGTTTTCAAAACATGATGTTTCTTTGGCAGATTGTGGTACACGAAGTCATAAGGATCATCATTCTGTTCACTCTGAGGCACATCAGTTGTCAATCGGTACGAATCAAATACATCACCTGCACAAGCAGAACAAATAGTAATTTAGTTGATGCGGCACTTATTCTGACCAGAATTTAATAGTTATAAAAAATTAATTATTGTTATGAGTTACCTAGACCAGTAAAAATCCTgcactcttcatcatcatcaagcactGTTTCTTCCTCTTGCATGGTTTCCGTGTTTTCTGTGTGCAAAACAAGTTAAATTGGCTTAATGTATAAATGAGGCCTTATAAAAATGTGCACAATCGTTATGCTATTTTACCTTCGAACCTAGCATCTTGTTCAAGTGGTTCAAAAATCCCCGGAGGATCGGATTCATCAGTAATGTTTGTCTCACCTGGATCTGTATTAAATAGCATGACAATTGATAAATAGCAGTTTACAAACGCAATAAATGAATGATATGCAGAAAATGTTCAGAATATTAATTCCGTTGTACAATAATACATGGAGAGAACTAACTGGTATGGACATGAACATGAACATTAGTACAGCAACAATACCTGGCTCAGATGATTGTGCGTGCATGGCATCATTGGTTCGTGGGCTAGATGCGGAGCTATTTTTGACATGTATAGTATCGTTGTGGTCAAACAGTGTCCCGCTTTCCCTTCTGCAATGCTTATACTTGCGGTTATTGCGCAAATATTCTTCCCTCTGTTCATCCGTCATGAGCGAGTATTTTTCCCTGCGTTGATGCCGTCTCTTATGAGGATCTGCACTTTTTGCTACAAAACTCTCTTGCCCATGAAAATTTGCAGATGTGGACACATGCCCCATAGCTGACTCGCAGCATGGCGTTTGAGTCACGTTGCTCATTGGGGTATGCGGTGAACTCGGTATATAAGTAGTTGGTGGTTGAGACCCGTCGAGTCCACTCCTTGCCGCATCTATCTTTTGTTGGTGGGCTATACGCTGTCTCTGTAGATACTCAGCTTTATTTTCTTCAGACATTCGAGCATACCATGACATGTTAGTGCGTTTTGGGCGGCCTTGGCTTGGGCATACGCGATTGTTTGTTAGGTCTGTCACAGGACCAGTAATAAAAACATCATTGTCAGAGAATTTCCATAAACACACTGTCACAGCAACACActcgcacaagtgtgatgtagagcATATATACTTGCTTAAATAAATTAAACAAGAGGCCCAAGAAAATATTACCCGATATTTGGCTGAGTGAACCTGCCCCAGTAATATTGGATTGGGCGACAAGAATAGGTCTATTTCCTCCtggttttgcttgcatttgccatGCTTCATTTCTGTGCAACCAATCGGACTCATTGTCATCGCCCAGGTGAGATGCATACTGCTGCACATGTGGCGCCATATCTGTAAGTATCTGTAGCTGCGAAATGAGCCTTTGAAATAACAATGCACGTATATGTTGGAAGTATAGAAGACATGACCTTCTTCAGTAGCAATGTTCTGTATCTGTGTGACTCTAGATATTGTGGTGACCTGTGTAGAGCATGGTATGTTTTCCTCATTGTTAGCGGCGTATGGCTGTTTTTTAAGCTCCCGTAATTCACGTCGGCGTTTTAAGATCTCATCTTTATTATTTGCATACCGCTCCCTATCCCTCTGCCTTTTGAGCTCTTTAGAATCTGCATACACATCTCACTTTAGTATGTGACATAATAATGATTAGATTGCATCCCAAAATATGAACACATGAACTTTGTGAGATTAGATTGTAGAGCATTTTTAATTGTTCAATTTAATAAAACATGTTGCAGACAAATATATTACCAGATAATCGGTTGTGTGAACCTGCCCCTGCAATATTGGACTGAGTGGTAACAACATGTATTTCTGCTCCTGGTTTTGGTTGCAGCTGGCATGCTTCATTTGTGTGCAACCAAGCGGACTCATCGTCACCGCCCACCTGAGATGCATACTCGTCACCATGTGTCGCCATACCTGTAGTAAGTAGTTGCACCTACAAATTTAGCATTTTTAACATGGCACATATATGTTGGAAGCATAGAACACATGACCTTCTTTAGTAGCCTGGGTGACTCCAGATATTCTGGTGGCCTGTGTAGAGCATGGTATGCTTTCATCATTCACAGCGGCGGTTGCCTATTTTTTAAGATCCCGTAGTTCACGTCGGCGTTTTAAAATCTCATATTTTTTATTTGCATACCGCTCCCTATCCCTCTGCCTTTTGACCTCTTTAGAATCTGCATACACATGACAAGTTAGTATGTCAGATAATAACGAATGTGAAATAATAACGATCTTCCTGAAGATTGCGTGTTCTATCAGCTACCTTGACTTCGCCCGTTGGTTATATCTTGGAATGGAGCCCGTGAGGAAGATGCCATACCAAATTTAGGTTCCTCTACCCTGTGAAATTAAGAGGCATTAAAACTGCCTACCAGCAAATTGTAATAGTCAATTCAACGGTGACAGCATGAGAACTTTCTTCAATTCAATCACATTGCGCGACTGCAGGAAATCCACGGAACTGCAGAAATTAAAAGGTGGTTTTGACTGTATTTTGGGTGACTTTCCTGCAGATGTTCTATCAAATTCTTGTAGAACCCAGCGTGAGTACATGGTGTTTTAAGCGAGTTATATTCCCAGTACTTATATGGTGCAACCTGGGCCTAGCAACAAAAATGTTTGTTGGACATTCAAATGTGATTGTAAAACACAATCGTGGTATTATTTCTTAATCTGACCTGCAAATCTAGATTATTGCAAAACCTAATCTCCATATATATATTGGTTTAAAAATTGTGAACCTTCCAGGGGTACAGTACCTTTTCTTTTATATGACAGTGATCATTTCTTCCATAGTACTTTTTTGAAGTTTTTTTTGAACCCCTTCTCAGTAGCATTAGCATAATATGTAGATATAGCTAAGGGTGAGTATAGATTTTAATTATTTATCAGTAGATTCTTGCATATGATACCTGATGCTTCTTGTTTTTGCAGGGCCGATTGTCTGAAGAAACCTAAAGACAGACGCGGCGTTGATTCCTCTGCCAGAGCATGCAGTTTTCTGGAGAACTGTTGCTGGGCGGACGTTGCTGGGCGACCACGGCGAGAGGAAGGCGAGCAGGGCGGCTGCTGGACGTGGAGAACTGCTGTTGTGCGGACGTTGCTGGGCGACGGCGGCGAGAGGAAGGTGAGCAGGGCGACGGCTGGACGTGGAGAACTGCTGCTGGGTGACCACGGGGAGAGCAAGGCGAGCAGGGCGACTGCTGGACGTGGAGAACTGCTCGTGTGCGGATGTTGCTGGGCGGCGAGAGGAAGGCGAGCAGGGCGGGCGACGGCTGGACGTGGAGAAGCTATCTTCTTTGTGCGGACATTCTTTGGCGGCGACGTGGCGAAGGAAAAGCGAGCGAGGCGGCGGCATTTGGCAGACGTGGAGAACTGCTCCTGTGCGGAAGTTGCTGGGCGACCACGGCAAGAGGAAGTGGTGCTGGACATGCACGATCTAATTTATTCCTGGATCAGTGTAGACGGTTGTGATCCGCTGGTCCGCTCCCTTCAAAGATGTGAGCGATTTCAGGCGTTGGATATATCCTTTGGAAGGCTGAGATTTGTTGGATGGGACGCTCTCTTCCTTTTAAAGTAGGGGAGAGGGAGACTAATCAGATGCCTAACTAGACACTTCTCATGTATAAATAAACTGTGGTGCTTAGCAAAATGTTTGATTTACTTTTATAAACACCCCTCTAAATAGCTCACATCGTACATGGCCTAACGGGGACGTCCGTGCCGACCACGACGCGCACGGTTGGCGAGACGGGAGCCAGGTATATGTACGCTTCGGCTGCGTCGAGCTAGCTAGCAGTAGGTGTAGCCCCATCGTGGAGTAACGGATCTGAGCGACACCTCTATCTACGAATGTACTATCCATCACTCTTTCAGGCTTTCAGCTCTGCTCTGCTGGTATACGTACGACGTACGTGCACCGCTCGTACATGGTACGTGTGTAGTATGTATTGTACTGGACGCACTAGGTCCGACCTGTCTCTCGCCGGGCGGGGCGGGTCCCCACGCGCATGGACGCAGGCGAACGGGTAGCCGCAGGCGTACCTGTCCGGGGCACTGTGCCGCTCCGGTCGGTCAAGCCTACGCGCGCAGCGTGGTCCATCGGAAACGTTATCCGTTTCTACAAATGCATACGTGCTATACCTACGTACGTACGCGTATCCGTCGCTCGTCACGTACGTACGGGCTCACGGTCGTGGTCAGTCAGTCACGGACCGGGCCGGGCGGGCGGgccagagaaagagagagagcccGCGGCCGATGGATGGATGGATCGACGGGGGACGCGCGGCGACAGCGCCGTAAATGGGCCGCACCGGCGACGTACGGGGTGACCGGGACGCGCGTGTCCTGTGCGTGTGCGGCTCGATGGAACTGCGCGCGGTCGCCGGTCGGGGAAGGTGG
It includes:
- the LOC127346679 gene encoding uncharacterized protein, producing MDDLVPGDKGPRHLQLYFYDTDETLEHRVKRSPDLDINIIRAILEILKDNPYVKTFKSCGSVPNLEEYRISLNTDIRLDQRRYNVPTASQVAAMWVEGSDPQNTFDRQVVVHGKGDRPIFIRAYYGCYDPLAYPLFFPRGETGWNRRIPYEIPRKVTQQGDKEDDTEREPLQGLDQSSNVHLEENTDEVADDEEDQDEEDQDDGQNGGKRKFVSAREYYCFKLQVRKGLFNIILFGARELQQWAVDMYIKCETMRLDFFSNPKNQKRIRADLYQGVVDVMYAGETRGKHVGRRIVLLRTFPGGDRDMQRRFLNAMAYFGEVAAYVHVTEFQKRGLPHEHMLLIMRSDSKLTNPDGYDKVISAELPNKDFYPVLHALVVKHMLHGPCGALRKNCACMIDGECRFHYPRQFTDATQQGKDSYPIYRRRHDGCQVKVRGAELDNRWVVPYNPGLLMRYNCHINVEACSSIKTVKYLFKYIYKGHDRASFSVDPAGDNEGEVINEIKPYRDASFTWKICSLSHSKRAMI
- the LOC127346680 gene encoding uncharacterized protein — protein: MAPHVQQYASHLGDDNESDWLHRNEAWQMQAKPGGNRPILVAQSNITGAGSLSQISDLTNNRVCPSQGRPKRTNMSWYARMSEENKAEYLQRQRIAHQQKIDAARSGLDGSQPPTTYIPSSPHTPMSNVTQTPCCESAMGHVSTSANFHGQESFVAKSADPHKRRHQRREKYSLMTDEQREEYLRNNRKYKHCRRESGTLFDHNDTIHVKNSSASSPRTNDAMHAQSSEPDPGETNITDESDPPGIFEPLEQDARFEENTETMQEEETVLDDDEECRIFTGLGDVFDSYRLTTDVPQSEQNDDPYDFVYHNLPKKHHVLKTVPDCIHCGAMKLQYEGPAFCCRKGKVKIATPEVPQELRRLFTSQVDADAKYFRKHIRYFNTHFSFTSLGVTLDKTVDLGENRCVYISCTRGTIL